The Couchioplanes caeruleus nucleotide sequence ACGGCTGGTGGACCGGCGCGAACGCGCTGACCGCGCTCATCGAGACCAGCCGGATCACCGGCATGCACAGCTACGACTACGCGATCGCCACCACGTACGACAAGCAGATCAATGCGCTGCAGGGCCAGTTCCGCAACGACTACCTGGACGACAGCGGGTGGTGGGGGCTGGCGTGGGTCGCCGCGTACGACCGCACCGGCGACAGCCGCTACCTCAACACGGCCCGGGCCGACGCCGACCACATGTACGCGTACTGGGACACCCGGTGCGGTGGCGGCATCTACTGGAGTACCGCCCGTACGGTGAAGAACGCCATCGCCAACAGCCTCTACATCCAGCTCAACGCGGCGTTGTCGCAGCGCATCGGCGGGGACACCGTCTATCGCGGCCGCGCGCAGGCGGGCTGGGCGTGGTTCCAGGGCACCGGGATGATCAACAGCTCGAACCTCGTGAACGACGGCCTGAACATGAGCACCTGCCGCAACAACGGCGACGTCACGTGGACCTACAACCAGGGCGTGCTGATCAACGCGTTGGTGCAGCTCAACCGGCTCACCGGCGACGCGAACGCGCTCACCGTGGCGCGACGGGTCGCGGACGCGGCGACCACGAGCACCTACCTCAACAGCAACGGGATCCTGCGCGAGCCCAACGAGCCCGACCAGTGCAGCGGCGACGGGGTGACGTTCAAGGGCGCGTTCATCCGCGGGCTGGGCGTGCTCAATGCGGCGGTGGGCCGGCCGTACGACGCGTACCTGCGGCGGCAGGCGGATTCGGCGTACGCGAAGGACCGGAACAGCTTTGATGCGTACGGGAGCCACTGGGCCGGCCCGTACGTCAGCACCAACCACAGCTGCCAGCACAGCGTGCTGGACCTGCTGAACGCCGCTCCCTAAACGCTCGCGCGCAGGGCCCCGGTCACGGAGGATGCCAGATTTTCCAGGTAGTCGTCGTCGATCGGGGTCCGCGCCACGGCCAGCCGCCAGTAGAGCGGGCCCAGCATGAGGTCGACCGCCAGCTCCGGGTCCGTACCGGCGGGCAGCTCCCCCCGCTCGACCGCTTGACCGACGATCTTCTCGCCCACGGCCAGCTGGTGGGTACGCAGCGCGCGCTGCAGCGTCTCGGCGATCTTCGGGTTCCGGGCGGCCTCGGCCATCAGGTCGGGGATGATCTGGGAGGCGATCCGGTGCTGCAGCGCCTTGCTGACGATGAACATCAGCAGTTGCAGGTCGGTGGCGAAGCTACCGGTGTCGGGCATCGGCACGCTACGCTCCGCCACACCGGAGACGATCTCGAGGACCATCTCCAGCTTGTTGCTCCACCGGCGGTAGATGGCGGTCTTGCCGACCCCGGCCCGGCGCGCCACCGCCTCGATGGACAGCCGCCCGTAGCCGACCTCGGCCAGCTCGTTCATCACCGCGTTCCGGATGGCCGCGGTGATGTCACCGCGGAGCACCGCCGCTCCGGCAGGTGCGCGTTTCGCTGTCGCCACCAGGTCACTATACGCGAGGACGCAACGGTTGCGTTTCGACGCTTCGTCGGATAAGTTCGGCGCAACGTCGATACGATAGCGTTTCATCGCGTCAGACTGTTTACTGTGTTCCCGCGCAAGTCACCCAGGTCCCACCCCGACGGACCGACCAGATCGGAGCGCCACCCCATGACACAGACGGCGGTCGCCGATTCGGACACCGGCATCCCACTGAGAGAGCTGGCCCGGCGGCACGGCCTCACCGCCGCCGGCCGGCTGCCCGGCCTGCCGGCGTACTCGCGGCAGCTGTGGTCGTACCGGCACTTCATCGCCTCGTACGCGAACGCCAAGGTGATGTCGTCGCTGGGCAAGACGCGGCTCGGCATGGTCTGGCAGGTGCTGACCCCGCTGATCAACGCGGCCGTGTACTACGTGATCTTCGGTGTCGTGCTCAACACGAAGCACAACATCGACAACTTCGTCGCGTACCTGTGCACCGGCGTCTTCATCTTCCAGTTCACCCAGTCCGTGGTGCAGGCCGGCATCCAGGCGATCAGCGGCAACCTCGGGCTGATCCGCGCGCTGCACTTCCCGCGCGCCAGCCTGCCACTGGCGATCACCATGGTCGAGGTGCGCAACATGCTCGCCTCGATGGCCGTGCTGATGGTCATCGTGGTGAGCTTCGGCGAGGCGATCACCTGGCAGTGGCTGCTGGTCGTGCCGATCTTCCTGCTCCAGTCGGTCTTCAACGCCGGCCTGGCCATGGCCGCCGCCCGGCTGGGTTCCAAGGTCGCCGACTTCAAGCAGCTCGTCCCGTTCATCATGCGGATCTGGCTGTACGGCTCGGCCGTGCTCTACCCGGTCACCCGCTTCACCGATCACCTCAGCGGCTGGAAGCTCGCGATCGTCGAGGCCAACCCGCTGCTCGTCTTCATCGACCTGATGCGCCACGCGCTGATGGAGGACGTGCCGCTCGCCGCGAGCCCGATGGTGCTGTGGCTCGAGGCCATCGGCTGGACCGTCGCGGTCGGCATCGGCGGATACGTCTACTTCTGGCGCGGAGAGAAGGGGTACGGTCGTGGCTGACCAGCGCGAACCCACCGTGATCGTGGACGACGCGCACGTCGTCTACCGGGTCCACCAGGCCGGCAGCGCCGGTACGGGCAGCCCGATCGCCAGCTTCAAGCGGATCGTCACCGGCACGAAGCCCGCCACGCTGCGCGAAGTGCACGCCATCAAGGGTGTGAGCTTCGTCGCGTACAAGGGTGAGGCGATCGGCCTCATCGGCACGAACGGGTCGGGCAAGTCCACGCTCCTGCGGGCCATCGCGGGCCTGCTGCCGGTGGAGAAGGGCGCCATCTACGCCGCGGGCCAGCCGTCGCTGCTCGGCGTCAACGCGGCCCTGATGAACGACCTGCCCGGCGAGCGCAACGTGGTGCTCGGCTGCCTGGCCATGGGCATGTCCCCGGCCCAGGTGAAGTCGCAGGTCAAGGACATCATCGACTTCTCCGGCATCAACGAGCGGGGCGACTTCAGCTCGCTGCCGATGCGGACGTACTCGTCCGGCATGGCCGCCCGGCTGCGCTTCTCCATCGCCGCCGCGAAGAAGCACGACGTGCTGCTGATCGACGAGGCGCTGGCCACCGGCGACGCCAAGTTCCGCAAGCGCAGCGAGCAGCGGGTCCGTGACCTGCGTGCCGAGGCCGGCACGGTCTTCCTGGTGAGCCACAGCGAGCAGTCGATCCGGGACACCTGCGAGCGCTGCATCTGGCTCGAGTCGGGCCTGATCCGCGGCGACGGGCCCACCGAGGAAGTGCTCAAGGAGTACGAGTCCTTCGTCAAGAAGTGACGTCGTCTGCTGAGAAGGGGCGGCCCTCGGGCCGCCCCTTCTGTGTCCGTACGGTTACCGCATCGACAGGTGCACGTGGTTCGTGTGGTCGCTGGACGGGTCCCCGTTGCCCCGGCTGTACGCCTTCCAGCCGCTGCTCGGCAGCCAGATGCGTCTGAACCAGATCACGTAGAGCACGCCCAGCCGGCTCGCGTTGTTGATGAAGTAGTTCGCCAGCCGGTTGCCGTAGTCCCGGCTGCTGCCGGAAGCCACGCCGCCGAAGCCGTTCTTGTCGGCGGCGAAGTCGCACGCCCGGCCCTTCGGATGCTCACCGCTGTTCTGATGGCGGAAGCAGGCCACGTAGTGGTTGAAGCCCGCCCGCTGCGCCTCCTGCATCGCGTGCAGCGTGCGCGGCGTGATGCACCCGCTGGTGGTCGGGTCGTTGACGCTGCACGACTCGTCGGGCAGCGAACCGTCGGAGTTGCGCGGCGCCGCCGACGCCCGGGAGCTGCTGCCACTGCTGCCGGACCCGTTCGAGCCGCTCGACGCGGAGCCCTCGTCATCGGCGGCCGCGTTGGCCGCCTTCAGCGCGTTCTCCGCCTGCGCCTTGCGCTTGGCCATGATGGTGACCTGGCGCTGCTGGTCGCGGATCTCGGCGTCGATCGCGGCCTTGGCCTGTGCCTGCTTGGTACGCGCGTCCTTGAGATCCCGGATGGCGCGGTCCTGCTTCACCGCGACCGTCTGCAGCGTCGCCACCCGGTCCAGCAGGCCGTCGGTGGAGTCCGCCGTGAGCAGGGCGCTCATCGGGCCCAGCCGACCGGTGCGGTACGACTGCCGGACGATGTCGTCCAGCGCGCCCTGCTTCGGCCCGAGCTCGGCGTCGATCTCCTTGAGGCGCGTCGCCAGTTGCTGCTGACGCTGCTTCGAGCGGTCGAGCGCCTCCTTCGCCTCGACGAAGCCCTTGGAGGCGGCCTCCAGCTGTTCGACGAGCGACTTGGAGCCGCCCTCACCGTCGTCGCCGGAGTCTCCGGGCGCGGCGAGCGGGCGGGGAGCCGCGGTGGCCGCGGCCGGGGCGACGAGTGCCAGCCCCGTGGTGGCGGCGAGGACGGCGAGCACCGTGGCTAATCGCCGGCGGACAGGGTGGAGCCTCACGTACGTTCCTTCCGTCGGCCGCCGACCGGGTTAGCTGACGGGTTCGGGACGGAAGTGATCCCTACCGCGACCTGCGGATTCACCCCATTACCGGATGGGTCCCCGGCTCGCCTCGCGGCGATTGGGCGGCGATTCCGTGATGGAACCGTGACGAACACTACCCATCGATTCGCCTTATCGACAGGTGTCGCACTCTCGGTCGCGTAATGAACACGCATCGTCAGATTGCACGGGAGAAAATGGAACGAGTCACATTGATGGGGGGTTACGCGGTATGACCTGCGTCATTCCATCGAGTGGTGACGGAAAGTCGTTGCGCCGTAACAGATTCTTCGAGCGTCGCGAGTCCTGAGGAGCGGCCCGGAGTCAGGTAAGCTTTCCGCCGGTCACTGCCAAGAAGGCACCGCCCCCGAGGTGCCGGCGGACCACCGCTCAATCGCCGAGAGGCGAGCCGGGGAACCACGTAGTAATGGGGTGAATCCGCGCAGTCAGCGGTAGGGATCGCTTCCGTCCCGAACCCGTCAGCTAACCCGGTCGGCGGCAACACGGAAGGAAACTGGATGACGGCAAGAGCACGCCAGTGGCTCGTTCTCGCCCTGGCACCCCTCGTCGCGGTCTCGCTGATCGCGGCCCCGGCCTCGCCCGCCGGCGCGGCTCCGGGCGGCGGCAACTCGTCGACCGCTGACGACGGCGACGACAACCCCATGCTCAACGAGGTGCTCGACAGCACGGGCCGCCGCTATCTCGCGGCGAAGACGGCGGTCGCCAAGTCGACCAAGAACCAGCTCGCGCTCGCCCTGCAGGTCAAGGACGCCGAGGCCAAGCGCGACGCGCTGCTGCCCCAGGTCGGCGCCGTCGCGGCCCAGCAGTACCGCACCGGCGGCCTGTCCACCATGGGCTTCCTGCTCAACGTGCGCTCGCCCGGCGGCTTCATCGACAAGGCCGTCTCGCTCGAGGAGATCAACGCCCTCAACGACGGCAAGCTCCGCGAGCTCGACGCGGCCATCGACGCGGTCGCCACCGCCAAGGCCCGGCTCGACCAGGAGGTCAGGGCGCAGAAGCAGAACCTCCAGGCGATGCAGAAGCAGAAGGAATCGGCGGAGAAGGCCCTCAACCTGGTCGGCGGCGACACCGTGACCGGCGGCTTCGTCCTCGCCAACTCCCCGAAGGCGGCCCCCGCCCCCCGCAACGCCGACGGCGAGTTCGGCCCCGAGGCCTGCAACGTCAACGACCCGACGACGAGCGGCTGCATCACCGCCCGCACGCTGCACATGTACAAGGAAGTCAAGAAGGCGGGCTTCAACCGCTTCGTGGGCTGCCACCGCAACGGCGGTCCGTTCGAACACCCCAAGGGCCGCGCCTGCGACTGGTCCCTGCAGAAGAGCGGCTTCTCCCCCTGGCACAACCAGGACACCCGCGAGTACGGCAACAACCTGATGGCCTTCCTGGTCCGCAACGCCGACCGCCTAGGCATCCTCTACGTCATCTGGAACCGCATGATCTGGTTCCCGGCAACAGGCTGGAAGAACTACCACGGGGTCAGCAACCACACAGACCACGTCCACGTCTCCATGCTCTAGCCGCCCCCACAGGACGCCAGAAGCCCCCATGCCCCCGCCTCAGCGAGGGGCACGGGGGCTTCTCGCTGCAACGCCCCCCACACACACGGCTGCCGCCATCAACCCAACCGCCACCAAGGCGTCCGAGGCGGTCCGAGGCGCCCCGGGCGCCGCCCGTGTCCTCCGGAGCGCCGGCGCTGCTCATCCGCCCAGCCCTGTCCGCCGGCCTTACCCGCCCCCTCTCGGTCCCACCACCCGGCCCGCTCAGCACAGCCCGCCACAGCCCGGCCCGCTGAGCACAGCCCGCCGCTCCCCGACCCGCTCAGCACAGCCTGCCCAGCGCTGCCCGGACCGCCCGGCACAGCCCGCCGCTCCCCGACCCGCTCAGCACAGCCTGCCCAGCGCTGCCCGGACCGCCCGGCACAGCCCGCCGCTCCCCGACCCGCTCAGCACAGCCTGCCCAGCGCTGCCCGGACCGCCCGGCACAGCCTGCCCAGCGCTGCCCGGACCGCCCGGCACAGCCTGCCCAGCGTTGCCCGGACCGCCCGGCACAGCCCGCCGCTCCCCGGCCCCCTCGGCACAGCCTGCCCAGCGCTGCCCGGACCGCCCGGCCGCGTCCGGCCGTTCTCGGTGTCACTGCTCGCCGCTGCCCGTCCCGCTCAGCGCAGCCCGGCCCACCGAGCACTGCCCGGCCTTGCTCAGGCACTCCCCCTGCCCGAGCGCTGCGTGCAACCGCGAGTCCCAGTACTGCCTGCGGCTCAGAGTCGCAATGCCTACCGGGAACCGTCATTCCGGACTATTGCGGCCGGCATCAAGTCGGCATGCTGCGCCCGACCTTCAGCCGCCGCACTCTTCGCCACACACACTCCTCCCCTGCCTTGCGCCAGCTGCCCTCTCAGTGCGCCCGTGACGGCTTCGTGCCGGCTGAGCCCCGGCATGGCTCGTGAGGTGGCCATGGATGCGCGCGTCTCGCCGGTCTTGCTAGCGACGACAAGGCCTTGGCGTCACCTTGGCTATTCGTGGCGTCCAGCTGCTGTCGGCGCTTCAACGGAACCCCTTTCCGGTCCAACTCACCTGAGTTTATCGAAGCTGGGTGA carries:
- a CDS encoding TetR/AcrR family transcriptional regulator, producing MVATAKRAPAGAAVLRGDITAAIRNAVMNELAEVGYGRLSIEAVARRAGVGKTAIYRRWSNKLEMVLEIVSGVAERSVPMPDTGSFATDLQLLMFIVSKALQHRIASQIIPDLMAEAARNPKIAETLQRALRTHQLAVGEKIVGQAVERGELPAGTDPELAVDLMLGPLYWRLAVARTPIDDDYLENLASSVTGALRASV
- a CDS encoding ABC transporter ATP-binding protein, which encodes MADQREPTVIVDDAHVVYRVHQAGSAGTGSPIASFKRIVTGTKPATLREVHAIKGVSFVAYKGEAIGLIGTNGSGKSTLLRAIAGLLPVEKGAIYAAGQPSLLGVNAALMNDLPGERNVVLGCLAMGMSPAQVKSQVKDIIDFSGINERGDFSSLPMRTYSSGMAARLRFSIAAAKKHDVLLIDEALATGDAKFRKRSEQRVRDLRAEAGTVFLVSHSEQSIRDTCERCIWLESGLIRGDGPTEEVLKEYESFVKK
- a CDS encoding glycoside hydrolase family 76 protein, yielding MRHKKWIALAAIAATTALQLQGIQAAQAATVCNRYCDGRDPALSPGDRVPVSATLYGRTFKVHVDDADAMIWATLDNGQPGDQVWLDRSFDGGRSWTGDSRLGDTTVPAGAGGWRTAMFNVDDWNTRGVGVLRACGKAGDRPELVCTAWARSNWNAADRRTAAATALMMRYDRNNGLFDTNGWWTGANALTALIETSRITGMHSYDYAIATTYDKQINALQGQFRNDYLDDSGWWGLAWVAAYDRTGDSRYLNTARADADHMYAYWDTRCGGGIYWSTARTVKNAIANSLYIQLNAALSQRIGGDTVYRGRAQAGWAWFQGTGMINSSNLVNDGLNMSTCRNNGDVTWTYNQGVLINALVQLNRLTGDANALTVARRVADAATTSTYLNSNGILREPNEPDQCSGDGVTFKGAFIRGLGVLNAAVGRPYDAYLRRQADSAYAKDRNSFDAYGSHWAGPYVSTNHSCQHSVLDLLNAAP
- a CDS encoding coiled-coil domain-containing protein; this translates as MTARARQWLVLALAPLVAVSLIAAPASPAGAAPGGGNSSTADDGDDNPMLNEVLDSTGRRYLAAKTAVAKSTKNQLALALQVKDAEAKRDALLPQVGAVAAQQYRTGGLSTMGFLLNVRSPGGFIDKAVSLEEINALNDGKLRELDAAIDAVATAKARLDQEVRAQKQNLQAMQKQKESAEKALNLVGGDTVTGGFVLANSPKAAPAPRNADGEFGPEACNVNDPTTSGCITARTLHMYKEVKKAGFNRFVGCHRNGGPFEHPKGRACDWSLQKSGFSPWHNQDTREYGNNLMAFLVRNADRLGILYVIWNRMIWFPATGWKNYHGVSNHTDHVHVSML
- a CDS encoding ABC transporter permease, with translation MTQTAVADSDTGIPLRELARRHGLTAAGRLPGLPAYSRQLWSYRHFIASYANAKVMSSLGKTRLGMVWQVLTPLINAAVYYVIFGVVLNTKHNIDNFVAYLCTGVFIFQFTQSVVQAGIQAISGNLGLIRALHFPRASLPLAITMVEVRNMLASMAVLMVIVVSFGEAITWQWLLVVPIFLLQSVFNAGLAMAAARLGSKVADFKQLVPFIMRIWLYGSAVLYPVTRFTDHLSGWKLAIVEANPLLVFIDLMRHALMEDVPLAASPMVLWLEAIGWTVAVGIGGYVYFWRGEKGYGRG
- a CDS encoding coiled-coil domain-containing protein; translation: MRLHPVRRRLATVLAVLAATTGLALVAPAAATAAPRPLAAPGDSGDDGEGGSKSLVEQLEAASKGFVEAKEALDRSKQRQQQLATRLKEIDAELGPKQGALDDIVRQSYRTGRLGPMSALLTADSTDGLLDRVATLQTVAVKQDRAIRDLKDARTKQAQAKAAIDAEIRDQQRQVTIMAKRKAQAENALKAANAAADDEGSASSGSNGSGSSGSSSRASAAPRNSDGSLPDESCSVNDPTTSGCITPRTLHAMQEAQRAGFNHYVACFRHQNSGEHPKGRACDFAADKNGFGGVASGSSRDYGNRLANYFINNASRLGVLYVIWFRRIWLPSSGWKAYSRGNGDPSSDHTNHVHLSMR